A genomic region of Haliaeetus albicilla chromosome 8, bHalAlb1.1, whole genome shotgun sequence contains the following coding sequences:
- the IL23R gene encoding interleukin-23 receptor isoform X1 has product MAGSGEALALHVLLCCLCGGVANIKCSGHVWIEPAPVVRMGSDVSINCLSTLGCPWAKFLILLNYSLAEGPLQPLNSSTVRLQLRDFRMPFGTVACFARCSDSERHQLVCGTHVLAGYPPDPPGNLTCTIREHSGCLACTWDTGRPTHLSTRYALHLRSVGTAVAEDAEEEDAEEEEEEEEEEEEEEIFPAGLPVPLSALRGGTRYSAWVQASNALGAARSPPRRLDLQELVVPALPLVAGAETMETSPPTTTIRWKRQTLLENVRCEERHKATGAPVWHVEEWDSTAQHGSRSQHDLQSNTQYAFQVRCRLSPADSPWSAWSTPFLYTTPEAAPAAAPDVWRRLGPAFSNGSREVTVLIKPLSPRDARGKILGYTVTAESPRGAMLLCNTSSTACSVLVPPGARALQITAHNSRGASSPANITLGRGAGGQEEFPAPVAVEVKPENRSGISVAWQPPRRSGRSPLWFIVEWVSTAQYGQKEQYFWKKVPCQETHTYIQEEAVPGGRINVSVYAVYPDGVSKPSCGQVPSEDQVLGSTYSEISHDDDIGVFLGLGVSVVILSAVLLILMFKKSARKRISTILVSLLPKWLFEDFPHMENSNVVKSLQEKSDSTSSSFHEPFLDTSDPAVMEIEEVPAHKEYKNVATRRKPSREVPEVGERPGTKVPASTTTPEQITDYKPQVSDGNPLGYVAANIYQTQPPPHLPEPEMNVFFRDYTSPVPHLWDGEGGGHPLCLLEKINLILNNSRSGQSHAFGSALGGHGSLPENQWGHALGSDGQEQTLVPDELVSCLRAMNEESGDMKTCFPQSIGRLF; this is encoded by the exons ATGGCGGGATCTGGCGAGGCTTTGGCACTCCAcgtcctgctctgctgcctgtgcGGAG GTGTCGCGAACATCAAGTGCTCGGGGCACGTCTGGATCGAGCCCGCGCCGGTGGTGCGGATGGGCTCCGACGTCTCCATCAACTGCCTCTCCACCCTCGGCTGCCCCTGGGCCAAGTTCCTCATCCTTCTCAACTACAGCCTCGCCGAgggtcccctccagcccctcaaCAGCAGCACCGTCCGGCTCCAGCTGCGCGATTTCCGAATGCCCTTCGGGACCGTCGCCTGCTTCGCCCGCTGCTCCGACAGCGAACGGCACCAGCTGGTGTGCGGCACCCACGTCCTGGCCGGCT ACCCTCCGGACCCCCCCGGCAACCTGACCTGCACCATCCGTGAGCACTCGGGGTGCCTGGCGTGCACGTGGGACACGGGACGGCCGACCCACCTGAGCACCCGCTACGCCCTCCACCTGCGCAG TGTGGGGACAGCGGTGGCGGAGGatgctgaggaggaggatgctgaggaggaggaggaggaggaggaggaggaggaggaggaggagatctTCCCCGCGGGCTTGCCGGTGCCGCTGAGCGCGCTGCGTGGCGGGACCCGCTACTCGGCGTGGGTGCAGGCCAGCAACGCGCTGGGTGCTGCCCGCTCGCCTCCTCGGCGCCTCGACCTGCAGGAGCTCG TGGTTCCCGCTCTACCCCTGGTCGCCGGCGCCGAGACGATGGAGACGTCgcctcccaccaccaccatccgCTGGAAGAGGCAGACGCTGCTGGAGAACGTGCGCTGCGAGGAGCGACACAAAGCCACGGGTGCCCCGGTGTGGCAT GTGGAGGAGTGGGACAGCACGGCGCAGCACGGGTCCCGCTCGCAGCACGACCTGCAGAGTAACACCCAGTACGCGTTTCAGGTCCGGTGCCGGCTCAGCCCTGCCGACAGCCCCTGGAGCGCCTGGAGCACCCCTTTTCTCTACACCACCCCCGAGGCAG cccccgccgcggcACCCGACGTCTGGCGGCGGCTGGGCCCGGCGTTCTCGAACGGCAGCCGCGAGGTGACGGTCTTGATCAAG CCCCTCTCGCCCCGGGATGCCCGCGGGAAGATCCTGGGCTACACCGTGACCGCCGAGAGCCCCCGGGGAGCGATGCTCCTCTGCAACACTTCCAGCACGGCGTGCAGCGTCCTGGTCCCCCCCGGAGCCCGTGCCCTCCAAATCACCGCTCACAACTCCAGGGGGGCTTCCAGCCCCGCCAACATCACCCTCGGCCGAGGTGCCGGCGGCCAGGAAG AGTTCCCGGCACCGGTGGCTGTGGAGGTGAAGCCCGAGAACCGGAGCGGGATCTCGGTGGCCTGGCAGCCCCCCCGCCGCAGCGGGAGGTCCCCGCTCTGGTTCATAGTGGAGTGGGTTTCCACCGCCCAGTATGGCCAGAAGGAGcaatatttttggaagaaagtCCCATGCCAGGAAACACACACGTACATCCAAG AAGAGGCAGTACCAGGAGGTCGCATCAACGTGTCGGTATATGCGGTCTACCCCGACGGAGTCAGCAAACCAAGCTGCGGCCAAG TCCCGTCGGAGGACCAGGTCCTGGGCAGCACCTACAGCGAGATCTCCCATG ATGATGACATTGGAGTTTTCCTGGGACTGGGCGTCAGCGTGGTCATATTGTCAGCTGTTCTGTTAattctgatgtttaaaaaatCAGCCAGAAAAAG AATTAGCACCATCCTTGTGTCGCTCTTGCCAAAATGGCTGTTTGAAGACTTTCCCCACATGGAAAACAGCAACGTGGTAAAGTCACTCCAG gaaaagagTGATTCCACAAGTAGCAGTTTCCACGAGCCGTTCTTGGACACCAGCGACCCCGCAGTCATGGAAATCGAGGAGGTGCCGGCGCACAAGGAGTACAAGAACGTGGCCACCAGAAGGAAGCCCAGCAGAGAGGTCCCCGAGGTCGGGGAGCGCCCGGGGACCAAGGTGCCTGCCAGCACCACGACCCCTGAGCAGATCACCGACTACAAACCTCAGGTGTCCGACGGGAACCCCCTGGGGTACGTGGCCGCCAATATTTACCAaacgcagccccccccccacctcccagaaCCGGAGATGAATGTCTTCTTCAGAGACTACACGAGCCCCGTTCCCCACCTGTGGgacggggagggagggggacacCCCCTCTGTCTGCTGGAGAAGATCAACCTCATCTTAAACAACAGCCGGAGCGGGCAAAGCCACGCGTTTGGCTCAGCCCTGGGGGGACACGGCTCCCTCCCGGAGAACCAGTGGGGACACGCGCTGGGCAGCGACGGTCAAGAGCAAACGCTGGTCCCCGATGAGCTGGTCTCTTGCCTGAGAGCCATGAACGAGGAGTCGGGGGATATGAAGACCTGCTTTCCGCAAAGCATCGGGAGATTATTTTGA
- the IL23R gene encoding interleukin-23 receptor isoform X2: protein MAGSGEALALHVLLCCLCGGVANIKCSGHVWIEPAPVVRMGSDVSINCLSTLGCPWAKFLILLNYSLAEGPLQPLNSSTVRLQLRDFRMPFGTVACFARCSDSERHQLVCGTHVLAGYPPDPPGNLTCTIREHSGCLACTWDTGRPTHLSTRYALHLRSVGTAVAEDAEEEDAEEEEEEEEEEEEEEIFPAGLPVPLSALRGGTRYSAWVQASNALGAARSPPRRLDLQELVVPALPLVAGAETMETSPPTTTIRWKRQTLLENVRCEERHKATGAPVWHVRCRLSPADSPWSAWSTPFLYTTPEAAPAAAPDVWRRLGPAFSNGSREVTVLIKPLSPRDARGKILGYTVTAESPRGAMLLCNTSSTACSVLVPPGARALQITAHNSRGASSPANITLGRGAGGQEEFPAPVAVEVKPENRSGISVAWQPPRRSGRSPLWFIVEWVSTAQYGQKEQYFWKKVPCQETHTYIQEEAVPGGRINVSVYAVYPDGVSKPSCGQVPSEDQVLGSTYSEISHDDDIGVFLGLGVSVVILSAVLLILMFKKSARKRISTILVSLLPKWLFEDFPHMENSNVVKSLQEKSDSTSSSFHEPFLDTSDPAVMEIEEVPAHKEYKNVATRRKPSREVPEVGERPGTKVPASTTTPEQITDYKPQVSDGNPLGYVAANIYQTQPPPHLPEPEMNVFFRDYTSPVPHLWDGEGGGHPLCLLEKINLILNNSRSGQSHAFGSALGGHGSLPENQWGHALGSDGQEQTLVPDELVSCLRAMNEESGDMKTCFPQSIGRLF from the exons ATGGCGGGATCTGGCGAGGCTTTGGCACTCCAcgtcctgctctgctgcctgtgcGGAG GTGTCGCGAACATCAAGTGCTCGGGGCACGTCTGGATCGAGCCCGCGCCGGTGGTGCGGATGGGCTCCGACGTCTCCATCAACTGCCTCTCCACCCTCGGCTGCCCCTGGGCCAAGTTCCTCATCCTTCTCAACTACAGCCTCGCCGAgggtcccctccagcccctcaaCAGCAGCACCGTCCGGCTCCAGCTGCGCGATTTCCGAATGCCCTTCGGGACCGTCGCCTGCTTCGCCCGCTGCTCCGACAGCGAACGGCACCAGCTGGTGTGCGGCACCCACGTCCTGGCCGGCT ACCCTCCGGACCCCCCCGGCAACCTGACCTGCACCATCCGTGAGCACTCGGGGTGCCTGGCGTGCACGTGGGACACGGGACGGCCGACCCACCTGAGCACCCGCTACGCCCTCCACCTGCGCAG TGTGGGGACAGCGGTGGCGGAGGatgctgaggaggaggatgctgaggaggaggaggaggaggaggaggaggaggaggaggaggagatctTCCCCGCGGGCTTGCCGGTGCCGCTGAGCGCGCTGCGTGGCGGGACCCGCTACTCGGCGTGGGTGCAGGCCAGCAACGCGCTGGGTGCTGCCCGCTCGCCTCCTCGGCGCCTCGACCTGCAGGAGCTCG TGGTTCCCGCTCTACCCCTGGTCGCCGGCGCCGAGACGATGGAGACGTCgcctcccaccaccaccatccgCTGGAAGAGGCAGACGCTGCTGGAGAACGTGCGCTGCGAGGAGCGACACAAAGCCACGGGTGCCCCGGTGTGGCAT GTCCGGTGCCGGCTCAGCCCTGCCGACAGCCCCTGGAGCGCCTGGAGCACCCCTTTTCTCTACACCACCCCCGAGGCAG cccccgccgcggcACCCGACGTCTGGCGGCGGCTGGGCCCGGCGTTCTCGAACGGCAGCCGCGAGGTGACGGTCTTGATCAAG CCCCTCTCGCCCCGGGATGCCCGCGGGAAGATCCTGGGCTACACCGTGACCGCCGAGAGCCCCCGGGGAGCGATGCTCCTCTGCAACACTTCCAGCACGGCGTGCAGCGTCCTGGTCCCCCCCGGAGCCCGTGCCCTCCAAATCACCGCTCACAACTCCAGGGGGGCTTCCAGCCCCGCCAACATCACCCTCGGCCGAGGTGCCGGCGGCCAGGAAG AGTTCCCGGCACCGGTGGCTGTGGAGGTGAAGCCCGAGAACCGGAGCGGGATCTCGGTGGCCTGGCAGCCCCCCCGCCGCAGCGGGAGGTCCCCGCTCTGGTTCATAGTGGAGTGGGTTTCCACCGCCCAGTATGGCCAGAAGGAGcaatatttttggaagaaagtCCCATGCCAGGAAACACACACGTACATCCAAG AAGAGGCAGTACCAGGAGGTCGCATCAACGTGTCGGTATATGCGGTCTACCCCGACGGAGTCAGCAAACCAAGCTGCGGCCAAG TCCCGTCGGAGGACCAGGTCCTGGGCAGCACCTACAGCGAGATCTCCCATG ATGATGACATTGGAGTTTTCCTGGGACTGGGCGTCAGCGTGGTCATATTGTCAGCTGTTCTGTTAattctgatgtttaaaaaatCAGCCAGAAAAAG AATTAGCACCATCCTTGTGTCGCTCTTGCCAAAATGGCTGTTTGAAGACTTTCCCCACATGGAAAACAGCAACGTGGTAAAGTCACTCCAG gaaaagagTGATTCCACAAGTAGCAGTTTCCACGAGCCGTTCTTGGACACCAGCGACCCCGCAGTCATGGAAATCGAGGAGGTGCCGGCGCACAAGGAGTACAAGAACGTGGCCACCAGAAGGAAGCCCAGCAGAGAGGTCCCCGAGGTCGGGGAGCGCCCGGGGACCAAGGTGCCTGCCAGCACCACGACCCCTGAGCAGATCACCGACTACAAACCTCAGGTGTCCGACGGGAACCCCCTGGGGTACGTGGCCGCCAATATTTACCAaacgcagccccccccccacctcccagaaCCGGAGATGAATGTCTTCTTCAGAGACTACACGAGCCCCGTTCCCCACCTGTGGgacggggagggagggggacacCCCCTCTGTCTGCTGGAGAAGATCAACCTCATCTTAAACAACAGCCGGAGCGGGCAAAGCCACGCGTTTGGCTCAGCCCTGGGGGGACACGGCTCCCTCCCGGAGAACCAGTGGGGACACGCGCTGGGCAGCGACGGTCAAGAGCAAACGCTGGTCCCCGATGAGCTGGTCTCTTGCCTGAGAGCCATGAACGAGGAGTCGGGGGATATGAAGACCTGCTTTCCGCAAAGCATCGGGAGATTATTTTGA